The Coffea arabica cultivar ET-39 chromosome 10e, Coffea Arabica ET-39 HiFi, whole genome shotgun sequence region CGGCTGTGAGTCACTTAGAATTTGGTTTCTCCGCTTTAGACAAATGGATTACTACCAAAAACACAAAAGAGAAGAGGCAATAATGAGCGGATGCTGTTATTGACTTTCTGGCTAGCAAGAATATAGCATAAATAGAGAGAGTTTTGGCCCAAAAAATTTGTGCTAGTAGTATATGATTGTCCGGGGGcgagaggagaggagaggagaggagaggagggTAGGAACTCACAATCAGTCTGAAGGGGGAAGTTTTTAAGATTTCGATgcgcatgcatgcatgcatgcagaGAGAAAACTTTTAGGCCTTGGTTGGTGTGTTGTTGTTGAGGAAGTCGTCGTATTATATTATCCCGATCATCATGAAAAGCAGGGCTAGCAGCAGTATTTCAATGCAAGCAGCGATCCTGTCCACCTCTCCGCCGAATTATTCGCCAGCCGGCCACGGCGGTAATGGTAATACACCACAACCACCCTCCATTGAGTTTCCCACCTCGCCTCAAGGTTGTACGAGTATTGGCAGCGATGCAGCAGTACTAGTAACTCACTACAGTCACCCAAAGCACCCGCTGGCCCAGCTGACGCTGCCTGAGCTGTTCGCCTGCGCAGGCTGCAAGGAGTACGGAGCAGGCAAGAGGTTCGCGTGCCAAGAGTGCGATTATCAGCTGCATGAGTTCTGCGCCCTGTCTCCCCCGCTTCTGAGGAGCCATCCCCTCCATCCCCAACACCAACTGGTTTTCCACTCCCGACCTAAACAAGGTACTTAGCTGCGTGATTAACATAGTAATACTTTTACTACTAGCATCAGCATGTGTATGATGTATGTACGTGCGTAATGGTAAAGCATTCCAAAATTATTATTGATTGTGGGTCGCAGGCGGAATAAAGTGGCCCAGGTGCGACATCTGTGGCAAGTCCTGCAGAGGCTTCACCTTCAGATGCAGAGCCTGCAGTTTTCAGATGCATCCTTGCTGCGCTATGCTTTCCACTGACATCACACTTCCGGAGCTACATCCCCACCCTCTGAAGCTCCTACCTCCGCGGCAGCTGCAGCTGAGCAATGCCGGCGAGTCTTTGGTGTCGTGTGACCGGTGCAAGAAGAGAAGATCGGGAGGACGAGTATACCGGTGCGCTGTGTGCAACAATTACCATTTGCATGCCCTCTGTGCAAAGCCCTTCATTAACGGCCTCCAAGAAAATGGCTTCCAAACAGCTCCGGATCACGACAAGCCCAGCAACACCGTGCTCGGCACCGCCGCTCGTCTTGCTTCTCAAGTGGTTATCGAATTTATCGGAGGCCTGATTGAAGGCTTTGGAGAAGGCTTCGGACAGGCGTTGGTTCAGAGTATTAATCCAAGAGGCCGCCCCCGCCGCCGCAGCCCCACGAGGCCGAGTGCTGAGGCCACCACTGCTCCTGCATCTAACTAAGAGGGTCGCTCTTCGGGGCTCCACTCTGCTCTTTTATGTACTGTCCAGGTTATACTAGTATTGATTATTGCTCCGGTGTCTAGGAGCACCTACCTCTGCTATATAGGAATATCATATCGTTTTATCCAATATTCTCGCAACAGACCACTTACCAGTCACAACTAGATTTCTATCTCCCAAGTAGACGACTTATAACCGTTACCATGCAACCAACCACCATGACCGTCCGACTGaaaccaagggaaaaaaaaataaaaaaaagctgCAAATTCGGATAAAATAAAGTACGGTTGGGCTAATCTCAAGGAACATGGAACATGGCCAGTCCAAATTCTTACTCCTGTCCTCTACATAGGTGATAGGACACGCCACGCCAGCCCGTGCGAGGCCCACTGCTTTAttaaaagagaagagaaaagctCCAGGGCTCATATAATGTAACGTAAAACATGGAGCGGAATGAGCTCCGACTCGGAGGGTTCAGCTAAATTATTCAAGAATCCAACTTCCGGGCATTTCTCCAGTTGGCATTTAGCACAACTTAGAAATGCATTTAGAGGTTCGTTTTCAATCCCATACAAAGCTCCTTCTCCATTACGGTATAGGAATAGCGTATATTTTTACCATTAGAGGGAAAAAGGTATCAATGTCCCCAGTAACAAACTTAACAGTTTAGGACAATTaatgacacacacacacacacacagtgACGAAGACGGCTCAATAGAAACAATATGCACTACAACTCGATCATACACCATTTTCTACTTTCTTCCCCCAAATACACCCAGTTACTTCACAAAATATAGGAAACATTAAAAAGTTACCAGGAAAGAGGCCTGCCACCACCAAACTTGTTCTAACAgccttgtaaaaaaaaaaaaaatatatatatatatatatatatatatatatatatatatatatgtcactATAGAACACTGTAAATCCTAATCACCTACCCATTCTTTACAATGACAAAATCAACTCCAGTCGGAATTTATCAACTCCAGATTTAAACAGAAGATTTATAGGTAAAGACCACCAGAATAGTATTATGTTAATATTAAATTCGGACTCGGTGCAATTGCTTACGCTGCCATTACTCTTTTCGACAGCCTCATGATGCGTCAAAACAGGCTCTTCATCTTGCATGTTCCAACTCGTAGCTCATCAGATGCCATGTGGAAATTAGATTAGTTGATCAGCAATGTCTAATCCTCGAGGACAATGAACTCAAAACCAACTGAACCCCGTCACAATCCATATCTAAGCTCTGAAAAATATTTATATCCACAAGCAAAAGCATATCCACCTTATAGTTTCAGACACCACAAGCAGCGTGTAGAGAACAGTAACCTCCTTGTAGCCAAAAACCACAAGCTCTTGCTGCAAATTAAGTTAACCATCTCCAGCACTCCATTTCATCAGGAGATAAATATGTCCTGTTTATAATCTCCAACTACATAGGACCGTAACACAAGTTCTCCCACATGAAAGGTTCGACCAAACCAATATCAGGGGCACCACGGAGGAACAGGCAGACACAAACACACACGGCAGCAATAGCAAGCATTGAGTGAATGTAGGGTCGGTGAAGCAAGCCTTGCGAACCTGGAATCCTCCTGTATCTCATCGCTACAGCTGCACACTTAGAACAAGGTTTTTGGCTCCGCTTTATATGAAATGAAGGCCCATGATCCTGATTCACCTCCAACCATAATTGCTCAATCTCATTCCCAACTGATACCGAGACTTGACCAGTTTCCTTATCAGCCAGCTTCTGTGCCACTAGCCTGTTATAAGAGTGATTGTTCCTCATTGCAGCATATGCGCAAGGGGACAGTCCATTTGCATCAAGAAGGGACTTCCAGCAGTGCAGCCCAATCTACATCAGGGGAAATAATAAATACATTGAAGAATCAACTCAAATTTGAAATACCAGTGAACAAGGTAAAAATATGGAACTTTTATATGACAAAAATCGGAAAGTATGCAATATATTATAATCAACATGTTATATGATCAAATTAAGTGAGATCACCTCTAACATGGTTATTTGCAGGTGTAGAACCATAACCTTTATAAATCAAAAAGGATACTGACGCACCAGTTCAAATGCATCCACCAAATAGACATTCAAATAATATCCCAATGAACAAAAAcatgttttattaataaaacAGTAATCTGTTATTCTGAAACCAAGTGATGTTTACAGATTGTATTCATCCAAATTCCAAGAAAGTAATAAATCGCGCCATCAAGAGTTTACTATAAGTACCTCCTGTGGATCACTTGTCAGGGCATCAACCAAATCATCCGATCTGAATGCACAAGCAGCCAGATGCAAAGGTGTAACACCACCAGGTCCCACATGATTTGGTGTGAAGATGTAATGCTTGGAGGTATCACTAGAGTCATCTATGGAATAATTTAGGAGTAAATCAATCATGTTCTTGCATCTCCTCTTAACAGCTCTGTTTAAGAGGTGAATTTCGGATAGCATCTCCAAAGACACTCTATTCAACCCTTCTTTACCCAAGTTAATTTCAAGTAAGATGTCCAGAAGACTTTTCACCAAAGAACAGAAGTCGTGCTCTACcgaaaaaataaacagaaatttGAAACGACTGATCTTGTAATCTGGACCCTCAAGTAAGGAAGAGTTGCATTTCCTTTGAAATAGCCACCCAAGTTCATTCAAGAAGTGGAGAACCTCTTCCCTCGATCCAGGCCTTCCAGGACCATGCTGATAATAGGCTGACATACTATCCTCCATTTTTGCACCCTCGCTAAAGTCATACTCAAGGAGCCTCAGTTCTTGACAGATGGGCTTATCGGCTATAATAACTGGAAAACTGGTGATTCTGAAGCCATTCTCAATCTGTTTATAGAAACAATAGATTTTCCTTTTATATGTATCAAATTCAAATTGTTGAAAATATGCCATTCAGTTTGAGATGCAAACTGCAAATATAAGGTACCTCAATGAAACAACGCCCAAGTACAGAAGCTGTAGTAGAAACTTTGAAATTGCACAAGTTTATCTCATTGTATTCAGGTTCCTGACATGCTGGTCCTGAAACATCTTCAACTGTGTAGTCTCCTGTGTGCGAGCAATGAAACCTGCAAGGTAACCAAAGAATTTTCTGAGGAAACAGCAACCTGAGGTACATGAAAGCACTGAATCCATTTCCCTGTAGGCTACATACTTTATGCCTGACACGTTCAAGTTGCGCCCCCTAAGCAAAAGAGAGGTCTCTTGGCCGTGTACAACTGCCAAAGGTGAGACAGACAGCAACTCTGGGGAACGCCATGCTCTCTTGGTCTTGTAGATCCGAAGCTTCCCTAGAGATCAAAGGAGTATAGTGAACATCAAATAtcaaagtaaatacaaatcccTAGAACTAAATACACCAAAAAATCTAACACGGGAGAAGGCCAGCCTCGAGGTGCCTATGGTAAAAGTCAAGCCATTTCACTAACCCTGCTCTAGGGTGATTGCAAGTCCTTTCCTCTCCATGTTTGAAATAAGAGTTACCTCACCTCAACCTTCATCTCATGTTAACATTAAACTCCCCAATATGTTGATATTTCCAAAAGTTCATTTCTCATTTGAAATTGTTAATACCTATTAAAAGGCAGAAAGCAAATTGGAATAACCTCAATGAAGAAAAAATTGTGAGTAAagataaataaaactaaaaatgaaagtgataatgaaTGAATTAAACAACTTAACACAAATGGTCAATATAATTGAAAAAACTACTTGGAGGTCTATGGACCGACAACAAACCTGACCAGAGTTCAATGTCATTTAACATTGTGCTCAGAAACATAAAATCCTAAAGCTTGCAATTAGTTGGTGATATcatcaaactcaagaaatactAACCATCCACATGGGAAGCTAATTGTTTTCCAGTGTAGAGTAAAAACCTCCCGCTCCCCCAGAAGTCAGTGTTGAAATCTCTGATCAGAGACTTGACATGGTGAAGCAACTTATCCTCAAACTGCAACCCAAAAAAAGGGCATCATTCCAATAGTCAgcacaaaaaaaagggaaagaagaagaagaagaagataagaAGTAACATCTCTAGCATCTCTTCACTCACTTGCTCCCATGAAAATAATGACATTGATACATAAACTGTCAAAACCACACAACCAGGCCTAATATAGCTTTCCATTTCTGACGGGCTGTTGAGAAGCCAATTGTGAATCTGAAAAAAATACCATATATACCATCAGCTCTCAAAACTTAACCAGGGTAAGATAACCAAGGAGCGACAATTAAACATCAGACCTGTGTTCTCAATGTTCCAGGCAAATGACTGGGATCCTTGTCAAAAAGTTTGAAGATAATCCGACCAGTACGATCCTGAGGATTTGATAAATGTCATTATCATTTCCACTGTGCATTCTAAGCTCATGAAACAGAAAATAGAAACTAAAAACCAAAGCCAGGGATtgactcccaaaaaaaaaaaccttgtgTCATCAATACCTGGGTGTCCGAATTCATGCTAGATGGTGAATGATCGGAGCCAGAAGACGATGTGTAACCTGCTTGGAAAGGAAAACTTTGAATTGAACCGACATCATTTCCTACACTCGAACCAGCAAAGAGCTGGAGTAATGTATTGCAACCAGCATCTCGAATAGCTCTAGAATTTGCATCACCATCTCCATCGCTCGATGTGTTCCCCTGCTTCAAGGTTCCTCTCTTCACCGGGAACAGCTTCTGCACAACAGTCGGTGAATATGAAGGTGATCTTTCTTCAGAGGGATTACTGCTGTCAGAAGAGAAGTATTTTCGACTAGCAGGCAGTTTTGGTGGGCAATTATCCTCAGGTGAAGAGCTGAAGAGCTGTAGCGGTAGATGTGGATGTATTTCTTCAACACAACAATCTGAATCATCAACAGGAGATTGTGTGCTTGAACAGCTTCTCTCTCCTCCGATGCAAGGGAATTCCATAGCAGGCCCACTGTTCAAATTGAGGCATGCAGCTTGATCAGAGCAAGCAGAGTTGGTTTTCTCAGAGTCACTCCCCTGGCTGCTTCTTTCAGGTTCACTCTCCATCTTATTAGGAGCACACACGGGGGGAGTTCCTGATAGAAGCGTAAGCAAGTCCATAGTTGATGGAGAACAATTTTCATCCAAGTGGCTCTGATTTTGAGAGGGTACTTGATTAGGTACACTCCTGCCCAAATTGCTGAAAAGGGGCAACTTTGCTGCTAAATTTGCTGGTAAAGGCAATGCATTtatttttgcaagaatttgcaGAAGCTGATCTTTGTCAGGTAATGTAGAACCCCTGTCCTCAGTGTTTCCTGGAACATCAACAAAGAGAAGAATAAGTGACTCTGCTTAAAGTTGAAATGTACCCTCCAAGCAGTCCTATTGCATCTTAAGGCAAGGCACCAATCATCAAACAGGTTATTGTATCAATGTATTTGGGAAGTAAAGATAAGAGTAATCATGGCAGTCATCTTTGAATCCCAACaaagttgaaaaaataaataagacaTCCATCCAAAACGATAATTTTCTCCTTCACAAATGGAAGCAATAGttatcaagtcaagaaaataaatCAGGTATTTTATTTGAGATGAAGATTTCCCGCCATCAACGTGCTAGTTAGCAGTTAAAGGTGGTTAATGGGAACACCACATGGAAAAATTAGACCATAAAAGatgccccccccccccacaacaCCACACACAGAGTCAAAAGTCAAAGAGTTTAAACCTTGTGCACGAGCCAGAACAGCAAGCAGATTAACAATGTCCAAGTCACTATTGATGCCTTTCTCACTGCTCCCAGGGAGTAATACTCGTGAAGCCGCATCCTCTGGCTGAGTTTTCCTCCTCCTACGGTTATGCCCAGCGAGTCTACGCCTACAGCTTCGCTTACCCTCGTCAAATTCTGGAAGCGGGTGGAACCTGAGGCATAAAAAAAAGTATTGATTTGATGGTCAGCTCCAGAAATTAGTGACGATCAGTGACAAGCCGAAGttgggagaaaaaagaagaaacagagggggaggggggggggaagagagagacagagagggAATGAGAAAGAAGAGGTTGGTGTAAAatgggagttttttttttttttacaaaccTGCTGCACTGTTGGCAAAACCTTTGCATCTGCTTAGAGACCAAGGCCTTAGTAGCTTTGCTGTGAAACTCACACACCTTATGGCGTCGGTGATAGTCTTTGGCATGAGATAGATCTTCCTCGCAATGATCAACTTGGCACATAGGGTAGGTAGCACTTCCAGGAGATCCAGATCGGACTCTTTTGTTGGGCCTTGACACAGGTTCGTCAGTTGAATTGAAGCTGGTGCTGGTGCCAGCGGCGTCACCAGCTTTACCGCCACTTCCACTATCACTTCCAAGCTTTAGCCGAAGATGATCAGAGCCTTCACCCGCATGAAATGACTTGGAGGTGTTGTTCAAACCACTCGTGGTGGGGGCAGTATTAAGTTCCTGCTCCTCCTGCATTACTCTCGCATGATGACGATGCTGCATCACGGGAGGAGGCGGCGGTACATGACATTCATGCGGTTTGGCAATAAACCTCATGCTATCCCATTCCCATTGCTTTGAAGTCCAGGCGTCGGAGGGTTCTTGCTGGTGCTGTTGCTGTTGCGTGAAGGGAAGGCTCCGCTTTCTGGGCGCGGGATGCTGACTGCAGAAGCGGGCGCTGCCACCTCCACCAGCACCGACGGCAAATGATGCCTGGCGGATGAAAATTGGAGACGCTACTTGGGTGCCAATCTCTTCCATATTACCCCCAAAAAAATTCCTCTACTACAAAATACAACCTCCACACAGAACTCCTTggattcccaaaaaaaaaaaatcaaaatcagggGTGGAAGACAGATTTGCACCATACACATAGAtttagaaaaaaggaaaaaagaaaaaaaactgcaGGGAAATAAAATACAGGGAGTAAATTTAGTTACTGAAGAATCCCCAGATTAGCAGGCATCAAAAGACTAATAATTATTCAAGGATGCTGCTAATCTATTCAGCATATGCATATAAGAAACTGGATTTATCACCAACAAAAAAGTAATCATTTTGACAGATAAAAGGTAGCACTGCTTAGGGGGTGTCAGGTGTAGTGTTTATGGACAATTTAAGGTTTAGAAGGGTACAATTATGCAGAGAGACTACGCAATCAAAATCAAACTGACCATCAAAaacatttttcatttaaaacaaaaaaaaatgaaaataggaGATAGTAGTAAAGAATCAAGACACGCACCTGTTTCAAGGGTTActagaagatgaagaagaagccATCTATATCCCAGCCGTCAACTCTCGAATTCAAAAGCAATTCTTGGGAGAACAAAAAATTTCTGAGTAGGTGCGTTTGAATGATGATGTTTATGGTCAGATCTTGGCAGAAGTCAAAactcaaacacacacacacactggGGGAATTGAATTGATTCAAGAGAGAGGAATAATAGCAGTAGATCTGAATGGATTCTGGCACTAGTCCTAGTTTTATTAGTATTATTGTTACAACCTACCTAGTAAATATcggaagaggaggaggaagaggaggacGAGGAAGAAGACggagaaagaaaataattttactCCGACCGACCGACCAGTTGTTGTTACCcaacaaataaagaaagaaaagaagaagaagaagaacaacaaagaaaaatatagaaaaaattaCTACTAGTAGTAGTATAACAAAGAGATATCCTCAGAAGAtgtcaattaaaaataaaaattaaaaaaaaaaaaaaagagagtgagtgttaatttttttttttttaaggaaagaaATAGTACTGTTAGAATGCTAGCAGGGGCAGTAGAAAGTAAGATGGCAATGAAAGTACGAAATTCTGCTCGCTGCTTTCCTTAATGTTCAGTTACCGCTTACCGTCTCTTCCCTCCtcccttcccttcccttcccttccctttcactatttcttttgttctttcctCCAACAAACCTctgcttttttccttttctcttcttcttttttttcccttctctttcTCTCCCCACCTCTCCCCCCACCCCCAAGTTGGTATTTTTTAGTTTATTGCTCCTATTataaccttttttcttttttgaaaaaaaaaagagagtgaaGGTGCAGCAAAACCCAAACAATTTATTGCTGCTGAGCTGCTGCTACCGGAGATACTCTTTCACATTTGACCACATCCAAATCTATATGTGTAAATTCAACACATCAACAACACTACACCTACGAATGTGTACATCTTCGTCCCAACCCCAACTCCGCACCACCTCATCATTTCCAACATTACTATTttgttttctctcttctcttatatatatatatatatatatatatatatatatatatatatatatatatataaaaaaaaagaaaaaataattaactaTAAAATCAGTTGTGTAACACTAGTTACTCAAAAACAGTTACTCAAGAATGGAACAACTACTATTTACCTCTTGtattgtttatttttcttaatccCTTCAGAGTGAAAAGGCGATGAAAGGCAATTGAAATTGGCTGGGAGGATCCAGCTGTTGTTGTTGCTGTTGCTCAACGTGTTTCAAGTGTTTTGGTTTGACGCAATGCTACAGTGTGTACTGTACGGATTcttcccctcttttcttttatttttgttttaagtgtGCAgcgtactactactactactacaggCTACAGCATATGTCGTAGTAATTAATTTGCAGGAAGCACCCAAACGAGGAGCAGCAGTCATAGAAGGAACAGAAGAAGTAGGCACATTTTGAGTTTTCACAGCCGTAAATGCAAATCTTTTATTTGCGCGAGTCTTCCTGATTAGTCTAATTCCCCCGACTCTACTACTACAAGTACAAtactaaataaaataataagtttgtttggataaagataatttgatttataaaatttattcttataaatttcaatcactttttcatcttttcaatcacctttttatctcgtatacatcacatcataaaaaatattacagtaaatatctcaaataaattatccaatcaaactcttatccaaacaaactcaataTCTCCGTCAAACGAACCATAGAGGTATTATttagggataatatcagaaacctcccctgaggtttcttgaAATATCACTAAGCTCCCCTCACATTTTTGAAATCTCTCTTACCACCCCTCAAGTGATTGTGGGGTCAGAAGTAGCTAGTTGACTTCATCAGTTGCCAATAATACCCTTGTTTCTGCTGTTACCTTATTCAGcttataaaaggaaaaaaatttaaagtaaagaaattaaaacaattaaatattttaCGCTTAAAGCTTTTTCGGGacattttactctcaaacattcaatttataataaatatataaatgtttttaagtaaaattcaaaaagtgttactgTAATTTCTTACGAAAAAAAActagtaggttatctatttaatataaattaaatattttttaaaaaagaaatatcccataaagtaccaactctttatggcttttctctATTACATGAACCAAGTATCAGGTTTTAAtgggcattttattctgaatcatttaagttatgttaaatatataaatatttgcaaataaaattcaaaagtcattACACAAATATTTTTACAGAAATAGCAGTAACCTCCCTTAAATATAAATGaagtatttgaaagtaaaaaaaaattgtccataacataccagttctttacgagtttcttccattatatgaataaagtactaactatttatgagcattttactttgaatcatttaatttatattaaatacataaatgtttataagtgaaattcaaaaagtgttacactaatattattacgaaaggaaaactagtaggttttgtatttaacataaattaaatacgtgaaaataaaaaaagaaattaaccaCTTTTTACTAGCTCTTTACGGGTTTCTtctattatatgaataa contains the following coding sequences:
- the LOC140015387 gene encoding protein VACUOLELESS GAMETOPHYTES-like; this translates as MKSRASSSISMQAAILSTSPPNYSPAGHGGNGNTPQPPSIEFPTSPQGCTSIGSDAAVLVTHYSHPKHPLAQLTLPELFACAGCKEYGAGKRFACQECDYQLHEFCALSPPLLRSHPLHPQHQLVFHSRPKQGGIKWPRCDICGKSCRGFTFRCRACSFQMHPCCAMLSTDITLPELHPHPLKLLPPRQLQLSNAGESLVSCDRCKKRRSGGRVYRCAVCNNYHLHALCAKPFINGLQENGFQTAPDHDKPSNTVLGTAARLASQVVIEFIGGLIEGFGEGFGQALVQSINPRGRPRRRSPTRPSAEATTAPASN
- the LOC113712471 gene encoding squamosa promoter-binding-like protein 14; this encodes MEEIGTQVASPIFIRQASFAVGAGGGGSARFCSQHPAPRKRSLPFTQQQQHQQEPSDAWTSKQWEWDSMRFIAKPHECHVPPPPPVMQHRHHARVMQEEQELNTAPTTSGLNNTSKSFHAGEGSDHLRLKLGSDSGSGGKAGDAAGTSTSFNSTDEPVSRPNKRVRSGSPGSATYPMCQVDHCEEDLSHAKDYHRRHKVCEFHSKATKALVSKQMQRFCQQCSRFHPLPEFDEGKRSCRRRLAGHNRRRRKTQPEDAASRVLLPGSSEKGINSDLDIVNLLAVLARAQGNTEDRGSTLPDKDQLLQILAKINALPLPANLAAKLPLFSNLGRSVPNQVPSQNQSHLDENCSPSTMDLLTLLSGTPPVCAPNKMESEPERSSQGSDSEKTNSACSDQAACLNLNSGPAMEFPCIGGERSCSSTQSPVDDSDCCVEEIHPHLPLQLFSSSPEDNCPPKLPASRKYFSSDSSNPSEERSPSYSPTVVQKLFPVKRGTLKQGNTSSDGDGDANSRAIRDAGCNTLLQLFAGSSVGNDVGSIQSFPFQAGYTSSSGSDHSPSSMNSDTQDRTGRIIFKLFDKDPSHLPGTLRTQIHNWLLNSPSEMESYIRPGCVVLTVYVSMSLFSWEQFEDKLLHHVKSLIRDFNTDFWGSGRFLLYTGKQLASHVDGKLRIYKTKRAWRSPELLSVSPLAVVHGQETSLLLRGRNLNVSGIKFHCSHTGDYTVEDVSGPACQEPEYNEINLCNFKVSTTASVLGRCFIEIENGFRITSFPVIIADKPICQELRLLEYDFSEGAKMEDSMSAYYQHGPGRPGSREEVLHFLNELGWLFQRKCNSSLLEGPDYKISRFKFLFIFSVEHDFCSLVKSLLDILLEINLGKEGLNRVSLEMLSEIHLLNRAVKRRCKNMIDLLLNYSIDDSSDTSKHYIFTPNHVGPGGVTPLHLAACAFRSDDLVDALTSDPQEIGLHCWKSLLDANGLSPCAYAAMRNNHSYNRLVAQKLADKETGQVSVSVGNEIEQLWLEVNQDHGPSFHIKRSQKPCSKCAAVAMRYRRIPGSQGLLHRPYIHSMLAIAAVCVCVCLFLRGAPDIGLVEPFMWENLCYGPM